Proteins from a single region of Undibacterium sp. KW1:
- a CDS encoding CTP synthase: MTKFVFVTGGVVSSLGKGIAAASLAAILESRGLKVTMLKLDPYINVDPGTMSPFQHGEVFVTDDGAETDLDLGHYERFITAKMKKVNNFTTGQIYESVIRKERRGEYLGKTVQVIPHITNEIQEFIHRGAAGADVALVEIGGTVGDIESLPFLEAARQLSLRAGRNAAAFVHLTLVPYVAAAGELKTKPTQHSVQKLREIGIFPDALLCRADRPIPDDERAKISLFANVPEEGVISVWDADTIYKIPQMLHDQGLDKIVCDKLGLSPKPADLAMWDKLIYALENPKEEVTIGMVGKYVDLTESYKSLTEALRHAGIHTESRVNIEYVDSEEIEAHGTKSLEKYDAILVPGGFGKRGVEGKILAARYARENKIPYLGICLGMQVALIEYARNKAGLAMANSTEFDAETEQPVVALINEWQNHDGKVETRDENSDLGGTMRLGAQTCAVRPGTLASEIYGNVVTERHRHRYEANNHYLGRVEAAGLTVSARTPTEDLCEIMELPRDVHPWYLGVQYHPEFKSTPRDGHPLFISFARAAIEHKKAQGNKA, encoded by the coding sequence ATGACTAAGTTTGTATTCGTTACGGGGGGCGTAGTCTCCTCTTTAGGCAAGGGTATTGCCGCTGCCTCTCTCGCTGCGATTCTTGAATCGCGCGGCCTCAAAGTCACTATGCTCAAACTTGATCCCTACATCAATGTGGATCCAGGTACCATGAGCCCATTCCAGCATGGTGAAGTTTTTGTGACCGATGACGGCGCTGAAACTGATCTTGACCTGGGCCACTATGAGCGCTTCATCACGGCCAAAATGAAAAAGGTGAATAACTTCACCACTGGTCAGATTTATGAATCCGTTATCCGCAAAGAGCGCCGTGGCGAATACCTGGGCAAGACTGTGCAGGTTATTCCGCACATCACCAATGAAATCCAGGAATTCATCCACCGTGGCGCAGCCGGTGCTGACGTTGCCCTGGTTGAGATTGGCGGCACAGTCGGTGATATTGAGTCCCTGCCTTTCCTTGAGGCTGCCCGTCAACTGAGCCTCCGTGCTGGCCGTAATGCTGCCGCTTTCGTGCATTTGACACTGGTGCCTTATGTTGCCGCTGCTGGTGAATTGAAAACCAAGCCTACCCAGCACAGCGTACAAAAACTGCGCGAAATCGGTATTTTTCCTGATGCCTTGTTGTGCCGTGCTGACCGTCCTATCCCTGATGATGAGCGCGCCAAGATTTCCCTTTTTGCCAACGTGCCTGAAGAAGGCGTGATCTCAGTCTGGGACGCCGATACCATCTATAAGATTCCACAGATGTTGCACGACCAGGGCCTGGATAAAATCGTCTGCGATAAATTGGGCTTGTCACCAAAACCGGCTGATCTGGCGATGTGGGACAAATTGATCTATGCGCTGGAAAATCCGAAAGAAGAAGTCACTATCGGCATGGTAGGTAAATATGTCGATCTGACAGAGTCGTATAAGTCTTTGACAGAAGCCCTGCGTCATGCCGGTATCCATACTGAAAGCCGTGTGAATATTGAATACGTGGATTCTGAAGAAATTGAAGCTCACGGCACCAAGTCGCTGGAAAAATACGATGCCATCCTGGTGCCAGGCGGCTTCGGCAAGCGTGGTGTAGAAGGCAAGATACTGGCAGCCCGTTATGCACGTGAAAACAAAATACCTTACCTGGGTATTTGCCTGGGTATGCAGGTTGCCCTGATTGAATATGCACGTAACAAGGCAGGTCTGGCCATGGCAAACTCGACAGAGTTTGATGCCGAGACAGAACAGCCTGTGGTTGCACTGATTAATGAGTGGCAAAACCATGACGGTAAAGTCGAAACACGCGATGAGAATTCCGACCTCGGCGGCACCATGCGCCTGGGGGCACAGACTTGCGCAGTTCGCCCCGGTACGCTCGCGTCCGAGATTTATGGCAATGTCGTGACTGAGCGTCATCGCCATCGCTATGAGGCCAATAACCATTATCTGGGACGTGTGGAGGCTGCTGGTTTAACAGTATCTGCCCGTACACCGACAGAAGATTTGTGTGAAATCATGGAATTGCCACGCGATGTGCATCCATGGTATCTGGGTGTGCAGTACCACCCTGAATTCAAATCGACACCGCGCGACGGTCACCCCTTGTTTATCTCTTTCGCCAGGGCGGCGATAGAACATAAAAAGGCGCAGGGTAACAAGGCATGA
- a CDS encoding DNA internalization-related competence protein ComEC/Rec2 — translation MLGLVFGVAILQQQAALLSGNLLALMAVSSLVIILLLVKYKPSPWLHLPTRFVVAATLGFVWASAYAQFYMREELPKKWENQDVVLTGTIDSLPFQFEQGQRFNFAVEQVRADGVGDLTGIAHWPSKVALSWYGADRGSDMRQVTTVQPGERWQFKVRLKRPHGNVNPLAGFDYEAWLLEQGIRATGTVRPDKYEPETVIYNRKLADFVWSINNVVEYSRARLRDRIHAALPGQPYAGVLVALVVGDQREISQSDWTVFNRVGIGHLISISGLHITMVAGLFAGLVFYFWRRSFFLNLSLPLRLPAQKAAALAGALMALVYVALAGFGLPAQRTLIMLSVVAVAIWTGRISSFSAVLSLALGLVVLADPWAVLSAGFWLSFAAVGVIVFATGGQERRKLEGSLAAGLMASLRSASLMQYAVTLGMIPLTMFLFGQISLISPLANAIAIPLISFVVTPLALVGSILPAPLSGWLLQIAHVFVDFLARFLTYFSALPYAVWTAPIPSFWLFGLALAGVLWLLAPRAWPLRWLGLVCCLPLLLQTSQRPAEGELAVTALDVGQGMALLLETAHHRLLYDSGPSLGPESDSGSRVILPYLHARGINELDVMMISHNDNDHSGGALSILRHLPVNLLTTSLSLDSPIVQTAKQHRRCVGGQAWDWDGVHFEVLQPGTASYESTKWKPNARSCVLKVSTKLHSILLAGDIEAIQEDELVNSIPQKLRANVLLAPHHGSGTSSTEPFLKAVQPELAIFQVGYLNRYHHPKPEVFQRYADFGIKRLRTDESGAISIQFGASLKTSQFRQENARYWFDR, via the coding sequence ACCAGGATGTGGTATTAACTGGCACCATAGACAGCCTGCCATTTCAGTTTGAACAAGGGCAAAGATTCAATTTCGCAGTCGAGCAAGTGCGTGCTGATGGTGTCGGTGACCTGACTGGCATTGCACATTGGCCATCCAAAGTCGCATTGTCCTGGTATGGTGCCGACCGCGGCAGTGATATGCGGCAGGTGACGACAGTCCAGCCAGGAGAACGCTGGCAATTCAAAGTGCGTCTGAAGCGCCCGCATGGCAACGTCAATCCACTCGCTGGCTTTGATTATGAGGCATGGCTGCTGGAGCAGGGCATACGTGCTACTGGCACGGTGAGGCCTGATAAATATGAACCGGAAACTGTTATTTATAACCGCAAGCTGGCTGATTTTGTCTGGAGTATCAACAATGTCGTCGAATACAGCCGCGCCAGGTTACGCGACCGCATCCACGCTGCTTTGCCCGGCCAGCCCTATGCCGGGGTGCTGGTCGCTCTGGTGGTTGGTGATCAGCGTGAAATTTCCCAGTCTGACTGGACCGTATTTAACCGGGTAGGCATAGGTCATCTGATCAGTATCTCCGGCTTGCATATCACCATGGTTGCAGGCTTGTTTGCTGGCCTGGTATTTTACTTCTGGCGGCGCTCCTTCTTTCTTAATCTCTCTTTGCCCCTGCGTTTGCCTGCGCAAAAGGCAGCAGCACTGGCAGGTGCGCTGATGGCACTGGTCTATGTTGCCCTGGCTGGATTTGGTTTGCCTGCGCAAAGAACGCTGATCATGCTCAGTGTGGTGGCGGTGGCGATTTGGACAGGGCGCATTAGCAGTTTTTCTGCAGTGTTAAGCCTGGCGCTGGGACTGGTCGTATTGGCAGACCCGTGGGCGGTGTTGTCCGCGGGGTTTTGGTTATCCTTTGCGGCCGTTGGTGTCATTGTCTTTGCTACCGGTGGACAAGAGCGCCGCAAACTTGAGGGGAGCCTTGCAGCTGGCCTCATGGCCTCTTTACGTTCGGCATCCCTCATGCAATATGCTGTGACCCTGGGCATGATCCCGCTGACCATGTTTTTATTTGGCCAGATATCCCTCATCAGCCCGCTGGCAAATGCAATTGCCATTCCCCTGATCAGCTTTGTTGTAACGCCATTGGCTCTGGTTGGCAGCATCCTGCCTGCGCCTTTATCAGGATGGCTGCTGCAAATTGCCCACGTCTTCGTGGATTTCCTGGCACGCTTCCTGACTTACTTCAGCGCCTTGCCCTATGCAGTGTGGACTGCGCCTATCCCCTCATTCTGGTTGTTTGGACTTGCCCTGGCCGGTGTATTGTGGCTGCTGGCTCCCAGAGCCTGGCCCTTGCGCTGGCTGGGGTTGGTCTGTTGCTTGCCATTGTTATTGCAGACTTCGCAAAGACCAGCAGAGGGAGAGTTGGCTGTGACGGCACTGGATGTAGGGCAGGGTATGGCTTTATTGCTGGAGACTGCACATCACAGGCTACTGTATGACAGCGGCCCCAGCCTTGGACCTGAGTCAGACAGTGGCAGCCGCGTGATCTTGCCTTATCTGCATGCGCGGGGCATCAATGAGCTTGATGTCATGATGATTTCCCATAATGACAATGACCATTCTGGCGGAGCGCTGAGCATACTCAGGCATTTGCCAGTAAACCTGTTAACTACGTCCCTGAGCCTGGATAGTCCCATCGTTCAAACTGCCAAGCAGCACAGACGTTGCGTGGGCGGACAAGCCTGGGATTGGGATGGCGTGCATTTTGAAGTCTTGCAACCCGGCACAGCCAGTTATGAAAGTACGAAATGGAAGCCAAATGCCCGTAGCTGCGTATTAAAAGTCTCTACCAAGCTGCATTCTATCTTGCTGGCAGGTGATATAGAGGCGATACAGGAAGATGAGCTGGTGAACAGTATCCCGCAAAAACTGAGGGCGAATGTGTTGCTCGCACCACACCATGGCAGTGGGACCTCTTCAACCGAACCTTTCCTGAAAGCGGTGCAACCAGAGCTCGCAATTTTCCAGGTGGGCTACCTGAACCGGTACCACCATCCCAAGCCAGAGGTCTTCCAGCGCTATGCTGATTTTGGAATAAAACGTCTAAGAACAGATGAATCGGGTGCAATCAGCATACAATTTGGCGCATCATTGAAAACTTCACAATTCAGACAGGAAAACGCGCGTTACTGGTTTGACCGGTAA
- a CDS encoding alpha/beta fold hydrolase: MPIVMNETTVKPIIHFVHGNSFPSGTYRMFLDHLRSDYEVHATDMVGHDPAYPVTDGWRNLVQELIDTLQASYQQPVILLGHSLGGILSLMAARARPDLVRGVVVLDSPVVSGWRAMLLRIFKSMGLDKKFSPARFSERRRHLWKNEEEAYQHFASKEMFAIWPPEVLRDYMKAGLKPHAEGVTLRFTREVETAIYRTLPHGLGRLNKRPPNVPVGFVGGTESIECRQAGPHATKKLMGDNYVLIPGGHLIPMEVPGHTAAAVLNMLESMKLSSI, encoded by the coding sequence ATGCCTATAGTTATGAACGAGACTACCGTAAAACCCATCATCCATTTTGTCCATGGCAATAGCTTTCCATCTGGGACTTATCGTATGTTCCTCGATCATTTGCGCTCTGACTATGAAGTTCATGCCACTGACATGGTCGGCCACGATCCGGCATATCCTGTCACAGATGGCTGGCGCAACCTGGTGCAGGAATTGATTGATACCTTGCAGGCTAGTTATCAGCAACCTGTAATTTTGCTGGGCCATTCGCTGGGTGGTATTTTGTCGTTAATGGCCGCCAGGGCCAGGCCAGACCTGGTGCGTGGCGTAGTGGTGCTGGATTCGCCAGTAGTCTCAGGTTGGCGGGCAATGTTGTTGCGTATATTCAAGTCCATGGGGCTGGACAAAAAGTTTTCACCTGCGCGTTTTTCAGAAAGACGACGTCACCTTTGGAAAAATGAAGAAGAGGCTTATCAGCACTTTGCCTCCAAGGAGATGTTTGCGATCTGGCCGCCAGAAGTCTTGCGTGATTATATGAAAGCTGGACTTAAACCTCATGCTGAAGGCGTCACCCTGCGCTTTACCCGTGAAGTGGAAACGGCAATTTACCGTACTCTGCCACATGGCTTGGGCCGTTTGAATAAACGTCCACCCAATGTGCCAGTGGGTTTTGTAGGTGGGACTGAGTCCATAGAATGCCGTCAGGCAGGCCCTCATGCGACAAAAAAATTAATGGGTGATAATTACGTTCTTATTCCTGGTGGGCATCTGATCCCCATGGAAGTGCCTGGTCATACAGCCGCTGCTGTGCTGAACATGCTAGAAAGCATGAAACTAAGCTCCATATAA
- a CDS encoding ABC transporter ATP-binding protein: MKTILEVEHIATAYGHSQVLFGIDLQIRQGEVASLLGRNGAGKTTTLRSILGLTPAHSGHISFMGQRIEKMTTDKIARMGIALVPEGRQIFPNLSVKENLIAFAANRNQSKTPWSLKEIYQLFPRLAERAGNMGNQLSGGEQQMLAISRALMTNPHLLILDEATEGLSPLVREEIWACLRKLRDQGQTTLVIDKYVEKLIPLADQHSIMERGKIVWHGNSDSLTQSPETWQKYVGV; this comes from the coding sequence ATGAAGACCATACTGGAAGTCGAACATATCGCTACCGCCTATGGACACAGCCAGGTCTTGTTTGGCATAGATTTGCAGATACGCCAGGGTGAAGTTGCCAGTCTGCTGGGGCGCAATGGTGCTGGCAAGACCACAACCTTACGCTCAATACTGGGACTGACACCGGCACATAGCGGCCATATCAGCTTCATGGGCCAGCGCATAGAAAAAATGACGACGGATAAAATCGCCAGGATGGGCATAGCCCTGGTGCCGGAAGGCAGGCAGATTTTTCCCAACCTGAGCGTTAAGGAAAATCTCATCGCCTTTGCGGCCAATCGCAATCAAAGCAAGACACCATGGAGCCTGAAAGAGATTTACCAGCTCTTCCCTCGTCTGGCCGAGCGCGCCGGCAATATGGGTAACCAGTTATCTGGTGGCGAACAGCAAATGCTGGCCATCTCGCGCGCCTTGATGACCAACCCGCATTTACTGATACTGGATGAAGCGACTGAAGGTTTGTCACCACTAGTGCGCGAAGAAATCTGGGCCTGCCTCAGAAAATTGCGCGACCAGGGGCAAACCACGCTGGTCATTGATAAATATGTAGAAAAACTCATCCCCCTTGCCGACCAGCACAGCATCATGGAACGGGGCAAGATAGTCTGGCATGGCAATAGCGACAGCCTGACACAGTCGCCGGAAACCTGGCAAAAATATGTGGGCGTATAG
- a CDS encoding branched-chain amino acid ABC transporter permease, translated as MQSSLHHTISRKFSIGILLLLIAFPLLATYLAQEFYIGLLSRLMIFALVASSLNLILGFGGMISLGHAAFFGSGAYVVGILMQHGITSAWISWPAAMLTGFMLALAIGSVSLRTRGVYFIMITLAFAQMLYFLFVSLKNYGGDDGLSLAQRSVTGLDMSNDSNFYYLVLTICATFLFVLYRLINSRFGRVIQAIKENETRMEAIGYPVFRYKLLCFAIAGSVASLAGTLLANQNMLVSPNLLHWTQSGSLMVMVILGGVGYLSGGILGAVVMLMLEEILSGYTIHWQLYLGIILMLVVMLLPNGLASLPQKFMSTKKTQGDQA; from the coding sequence ATGCAAAGCAGCCTACATCACACTATCTCGCGCAAGTTCAGCATAGGCATACTGCTCCTGCTGATTGCCTTCCCCCTGCTGGCGACCTACTTAGCTCAGGAATTTTATATAGGCCTGTTAAGCCGCTTGATGATTTTCGCACTGGTAGCCAGCAGCCTGAACCTGATACTGGGTTTTGGCGGCATGATCAGCCTCGGGCATGCTGCCTTCTTTGGCAGCGGTGCTTATGTGGTGGGCATACTGATGCAACACGGCATCACTTCTGCCTGGATCAGTTGGCCAGCGGCGATGCTAACTGGCTTTATGCTGGCACTGGCAATAGGCAGTGTCTCACTCAGAACTCGCGGCGTATATTTCATCATGATCACGCTGGCATTCGCGCAGATGTTGTACTTTTTGTTCGTATCACTGAAAAACTATGGCGGTGATGATGGCCTGAGCTTGGCACAACGCTCGGTGACCGGTCTGGACATGAGCAATGATAGCAACTTTTATTATCTGGTTTTGACTATCTGCGCCACATTTCTCTTCGTTTTGTACCGGCTTATCAACTCCCGTTTCGGGCGGGTGATACAAGCCATCAAGGAAAATGAAACTCGCATGGAAGCCATAGGTTACCCTGTGTTTCGCTACAAGCTGCTGTGCTTTGCAATTGCCGGCAGCGTCGCCAGCCTGGCAGGTACCCTGCTGGCAAACCAGAACATGCTGGTCAGCCCTAACCTGCTGCACTGGACACAATCAGGCAGCCTGATGGTGATGGTCATACTCGGCGGTGTAGGCTATCTGTCTGGCGGCATCCTCGGTGCGGTAGTGATGTTGATGCTGGAAGAAATTCTGTCCGGCTACACCATACACTGGCAGTTATATCTGGGCATTATCCTGATGCTGGTTGTCATGCTCTTGCCAAATGGCCTCGCCAGCCTGCCGCAAAAGTTCATGTCGACGAAAAAAACTCAAGGGGATCAGGCATGA
- a CDS encoding lipid A deacylase LpxR family protein — protein MNQIKPVLKFSTSLAAMLFTANVFAQETLPSWDEFTQVRQTGKTSWQVDIDNDSLLLKKDDGFYTSGNRIGQSFTKGSTTQALTYGWRLGQELYTASDIKLAPNQIAKIDHPYAGWLFAGVYREKNEANGSSQRLGLDIGCLGPCAGGEWTQTHLHRLLKQPLPQGWSTQLRNEWGAVLSGEYSPGRIVIMSNVDITPRVKGRFGNIFTDASAELMMRAGSLNALPEQPASYGFLRTELKAVAYNASIQGGYFSNQTTAVKPKSMVGEFEIGYLWRGENFGASASFIRRSNEIKELSNGQGAQNFARLQFIYAM, from the coding sequence ATGAATCAAATCAAGCCTGTATTGAAATTTTCCACTTCACTGGCAGCAATGCTTTTTACTGCCAATGTATTTGCACAAGAGACTTTGCCATCCTGGGATGAATTCACTCAGGTGCGGCAAACTGGCAAGACGTCCTGGCAAGTTGATATTGATAATGACAGCCTCTTGCTGAAGAAGGATGATGGTTTTTACACCAGCGGTAACAGAATAGGACAAAGCTTTACCAAAGGGAGCACCACACAAGCACTGACTTATGGCTGGCGACTGGGGCAGGAGCTATATACAGCATCAGACATCAAGCTGGCACCAAACCAGATCGCCAAAATTGATCATCCCTACGCTGGCTGGTTGTTTGCAGGCGTGTATCGTGAAAAGAATGAAGCCAATGGCAGCAGCCAACGCCTGGGTCTGGATATAGGATGCCTGGGCCCTTGCGCCGGTGGCGAGTGGACGCAGACGCATTTGCACCGATTGCTGAAGCAGCCTTTGCCACAAGGCTGGAGTACACAACTGCGCAATGAATGGGGTGCAGTATTATCAGGTGAATATTCGCCTGGCCGCATCGTGATCATGTCCAATGTAGATATCACCCCGCGTGTGAAGGGCCGTTTTGGCAATATATTTACTGATGCCAGTGCCGAGTTAATGATGCGGGCAGGTAGCTTGAATGCACTGCCGGAGCAGCCAGCCAGTTATGGCTTCTTGCGCACCGAACTTAAGGCCGTTGCCTACAATGCAAGCATACAGGGTGGTTACTTTAGTAATCAGACTACTGCAGTCAAGCCAAAGAGCATGGTTGGTGAGTTTGAAATAGGCTATTTATGGCGTGGTGAAAACTTCGGTGCATCGGCATCTTTCATCCGCCGCAGCAATGAAATCAAGGAATTAAGCAATGGCCAGGGCGCACAGAATTTTGCAAGATTGCAATTTATTTATGCAATGTAA
- a CDS encoding ABC transporter ATP-binding protein has protein sequence MSVLQLKGLVKRYGGLLATNNLSLDVLPGEIHAIIGPNGAGKTTLIHQISGVIVPNQGQIIFNGEDVTGVSMHERVKLGLARSYQITNIFPSYTVIDNLSLAIQARSGSSMRFWRKAIDEQALFEQARQLASDIGLAEHCNRKACELAHGEQRQLELGLTLATQPKLLLLDEPMAGTGHEESGKMLELIAALRGKAAVILIEHDMDAVFKLADRISVLVAGSIIATGTAEQIRQNPEVKKAYLGDETDIALKESA, from the coding sequence ATGAGCGTGTTACAGCTAAAAGGCCTGGTCAAACGCTATGGCGGGCTGCTCGCAACCAACAATCTGAGCCTGGATGTATTACCCGGTGAAATCCACGCCATCATAGGCCCGAATGGTGCAGGCAAGACGACGCTGATACACCAGATATCTGGTGTCATAGTTCCAAACCAGGGACAGATTATTTTCAATGGTGAGGATGTTACTGGCGTCAGCATGCATGAACGCGTCAAACTTGGACTGGCACGCTCTTACCAGATCACAAATATCTTCCCGTCATATACTGTCATCGACAATCTGAGTCTGGCAATACAGGCACGTTCAGGCAGCAGCATGCGTTTCTGGCGTAAGGCCATAGATGAGCAGGCACTTTTTGAGCAAGCAAGGCAACTCGCCAGTGACATAGGTTTGGCTGAGCATTGCAATAGAAAAGCCTGTGAACTTGCGCATGGCGAACAACGTCAACTGGAGTTGGGATTAACACTGGCGACACAACCTAAACTACTCTTGCTGGATGAACCCATGGCAGGCACAGGACATGAAGAATCGGGCAAGATGCTGGAACTGATCGCCGCCCTGCGTGGCAAGGCAGCGGTGATCTTGATTGAGCATGATATGGATGCCGTCTTCAAACTGGCCGACCGCATTTCTGTTTTAGTGGCAGGCTCCATTATTGCTACTGGCACTGCAGAACAGATACGCCAAAACCCGGAAGTCAAGAAAGCCTATCTTGGTGATGAAACGGACATAGCACTCAAGGAATCCGCATGA
- the eno gene encoding phosphopyruvate hydratase: protein MSAIVDIIGREVLDSRGNPTVECDVLLESGVMGRAAVPSGASTGSREAIELRDGDKSRYLGKGVLKACEHINTEIAEAIMGLDANEQAFLDRTLIDLDGTENKSRLGANAMLAVSMAVAKAAAEEAGLPLYRYFGGSGAMQLPVPMMNVINGGAHADNNLDIQEFMIIPVGAPTFREAVRYGAEVFHALKKILHDKGLTTAVGDEGGFAPSVDNHEAAIKLIIQAIEAAGYEPGTQIALGLDCAASEFYKDGKYHLEGEGLTLSSADFTNLLATWVDKYPIISIEDGMAEGDWDGWAILTEKLGKKVQIVGDDLFVTNTKILKEGIQKGIANSILIKINQIGTLTETFAAIEMAKRAGYTAVISHRSGETEDSTIADIAVGTNALQIKTGSLSRSDRMAKYNQLLRIEEDLGEIASYPGRDAFYNLK from the coding sequence ATGAGTGCCATCGTTGACATTATCGGTCGTGAAGTTCTGGATTCGCGCGGTAACCCAACTGTTGAATGTGATGTCTTGCTGGAATCTGGTGTCATGGGCCGCGCTGCTGTGCCTTCCGGCGCATCCACAGGTTCCCGCGAAGCGATAGAGCTGCGTGATGGCGACAAGTCCCGCTATCTGGGCAAGGGCGTCCTGAAAGCCTGCGAACACATCAATACTGAAATCGCTGAAGCCATCATGGGCCTGGATGCGAATGAACAGGCATTCCTGGATCGTACCCTGATCGATCTGGACGGCACTGAAAACAAGAGTCGCCTCGGTGCAAATGCCATGCTGGCTGTGTCCATGGCTGTTGCCAAAGCTGCTGCTGAAGAAGCTGGCCTGCCACTGTACCGTTATTTCGGCGGTTCAGGCGCAATGCAATTGCCAGTGCCTATGATGAACGTCATCAACGGTGGTGCACACGCTGACAATAATCTGGATATTCAAGAATTCATGATTATCCCGGTAGGCGCGCCAACTTTCCGCGAAGCAGTTCGCTATGGTGCTGAAGTATTCCACGCACTGAAAAAAATCCTGCATGACAAGGGTTTGACCACAGCAGTTGGTGATGAAGGTGGTTTTGCTCCTTCCGTAGATAACCATGAAGCCGCCATCAAACTGATCATCCAGGCGATAGAAGCTGCTGGCTACGAGCCAGGCACGCAAATCGCCCTGGGCCTGGATTGCGCTGCCAGCGAATTCTACAAAGATGGCAAATACCACCTCGAAGGTGAAGGCCTGACTTTGTCTTCCGCTGACTTTACCAACCTGCTCGCAACATGGGTAGATAAATATCCTATCATCTCCATCGAAGATGGCATGGCCGAAGGCGACTGGGACGGCTGGGCTATCCTGACTGAAAAACTGGGCAAGAAAGTCCAGATCGTTGGCGATGACTTGTTCGTCACCAATACCAAGATCCTCAAAGAAGGCATACAAAAAGGTATCGCCAACTCCATCCTGATCAAGATTAACCAGATTGGTACTTTGACTGAGACTTTTGCAGCGATCGAAATGGCAAAACGTGCAGGTTATACTGCCGTTATTTCCCATCGTTCCGGTGAAACAGAAGACAGCACTATCGCTGACATAGCCGTTGGTACCAATGCCTTGCAAATCAAGACCGGCTCTTTGTCCCGTTCTGACCGTATGGCAAAATACAACCAATTGCTGCGTATTGAAGAAGATTTGGGCGAAATTGCCAGCTACCCTGGTCGCGACGCCTTCTATAATCTGAAGTAA
- a CDS encoding branched-chain amino acid ABC transporter permease: protein MNITLLLEHGLNGLQFGLMLFLLAAGLTLIFGIMDFINLAHGSLYMAGAYFAASFTAMTGSFWLGLLAAVIATALLGVILEVVIFRHLYQRDHLSHVLATFALILIFNEGARMIWGAQPLMLNIPPQLARPVELLPDFYYSSFRLFIIATGLAVAGLLYFVVTKTRIGMLVRAGASNREMAVTMGINIKLVFTLLFAFGAALCAIAGALLGSILAVQVGMGESILILAFVVIVIGGIGSIRGALVGALLVGLVDTLSKTLLPGALKLLMPMEMAANLGPALASILIYVLMAAVLFYKPQGLFPARG, encoded by the coding sequence ATGAATATCACGCTTTTGCTTGAACACGGCTTAAACGGCCTGCAGTTTGGCCTCATGCTTTTCCTGCTGGCAGCAGGCCTGACGCTGATCTTTGGCATCATGGATTTCATCAACCTGGCCCACGGCTCCCTCTACATGGCAGGTGCTTATTTCGCCGCCAGCTTTACCGCCATGACAGGTTCTTTCTGGCTCGGCTTGCTGGCAGCGGTGATAGCGACTGCTCTGCTGGGCGTGATACTGGAAGTAGTCATCTTCCGGCATTTATACCAGCGCGATCATTTATCGCATGTACTGGCGACTTTTGCATTGATACTGATCTTCAATGAAGGTGCACGCATGATCTGGGGTGCACAACCGCTGATGCTGAATATTCCGCCGCAATTGGCACGACCAGTGGAATTGCTGCCTGACTTTTATTATTCCTCTTTCCGCCTGTTCATTATTGCGACCGGTCTGGCTGTAGCTGGCTTGCTGTATTTTGTGGTCACCAAAACCCGCATAGGCATGCTAGTGCGGGCTGGGGCATCGAACCGTGAAATGGCTGTCACCATGGGTATCAATATCAAGCTGGTGTTCACGCTGCTGTTTGCCTTTGGCGCGGCTCTGTGCGCCATCGCTGGTGCGCTACTGGGTTCAATACTTGCAGTACAGGTGGGCATGGGTGAAAGCATTTTGATACTGGCATTTGTGGTCATCGTCATTGGCGGCATAGGCTCGATACGCGGCGCACTGGTAGGCGCATTGCTGGTAGGTCTGGTCGATACCCTAAGTAAAACCTTGCTGCCTGGTGCACTAAAACTACTAATGCCAATGGAGATGGCCGCCAACCTTGGTCCTGCCCTGGCATCGATACTGATTTATGTATTGATGGCAGCCGTGCTGTTTTACAAACCCCAGGGCCTGTTCCCTGCGCGCGGCTAA